From a region of the Panthera uncia isolate 11264 chromosome B1, Puncia_PCG_1.0, whole genome shotgun sequence genome:
- the LOC125922958 gene encoding alcohol dehydrogenase class-3, producing the protein MANQVIKCKAAVAWEAGKPLSIEEVEVAPPKAHEVRIKIIATAVCHTDAYTLSGADPEGSFPVILGHEGAGIVESVGEGVTTLKAGDTVIPLYIPQCGECKFCLNPKTNLCQKIRVTQGKGLMPDGTSRFTCKGKTILHYMGTSTFSEYTVVADISVAKIDPLAPLDKVCLLGCGISTGYGAAVNTAKVEPGSTCAVFGLGGVGLAVIMGCKVAGASRIIGVDINKDKFARAKEFGASECINPQDFSKPIQEVLVEMTDGGVDYSFECIGNVKVMRAALEACHKGWGVSVVVGVAASGEEIATRPFQLVTGRTWKGTAFGGWKSVESVPKLVSEYMSKKIKVDEFVTHNLPFDQINEAFELMHAGKSIRTVVKL; encoded by the exons ATGGCGAACCAG GTTATCAAGTGCAAGGCTGCAGTTGCCTGGGAGGCAGGAAAACCTCTCTCTATAGAGGAGGTAGAGGTGGCACCCCCAAAGGCTCATGAAGTGCGAATTAAG ATTATCGCCACTGCAGTTTGCCACACCGATGCCTATACCCTGAGTGGGGCTGATCCTGAGGGGAGTTTTCCGGTGATCTTGGGACATGAAGGGGCTGGGATCGTGGAAAGTGTTGGCGAAGGAGTTACTACCCTGAAGGCAG GCGATACTGTCATCCCACTCTACATCCCACAGTGTGGAGAATGCAAATTTTGTCTAAACCCTAAGACAAACCTTTGCCAGAAGATAAG agttACTCAAGGGAAAGGATTAATGCCAGATGGTACTAGCAGATTTACTTGCAAAGGAAAGACAATTTTACATTACATGGGAACCAGCACATTTTCGGAGTATACAGTTGTGGCTGATATCTCTGTTGCTAAAATTGATCCTTTAGCACCTTTGGATAAAGTCTGCCTTCTGGGTTGTGGAATTTCAACTGGTTatggtgctgctgtgaacactgcCAAG GTGGAGCCTGGCTCTACTTGTGCCGTCTTTGGCCTAGGAGGAGTTGGATTGGCGGTTATCATGGGCTGTAAGGTGGCTGGTGCATCCCGGATCATTGGTGTGGACATCAATAAAGATAAATTCGCACGGGCCAAGGAGTTTGGAGCCTCTGAATGTATTAACCCCCAAGACTTCAGTAAACCCATCCAGGAAGTGCTCGTTGAAATGACTGACGGGGGAGTGGACTACTCCTTTGAGTGCATTGGTAACGTGAAAGTCATG AGAGCAGCGCTAGAGGCCTGCCACAAAGGCTGGGGAGTCAGCGTGGTGGTTGGAGTAGCTGCTTCGGGTGAAGAGATCGCCACTCGCCCGTTTCAGCTGGTAACAGGCCGCACGTGGAAAGGCACTGCCTTTGGAG GATGGAAGAGTGTGGAAAGTGTCCCAAAGTTAGTATCCGAATATATGTCCAAAAAGATAAAAGTTGATGAATTTGTGACTCACAATCTGCCTTTTGACCAAATTAATGAAGCCTTTGAACTGATGCATGCAGGAAAGAG CATTCGAACTGTTGTAAAACTTTAA